A window from Micromonospora profundi encodes these proteins:
- the rpmE gene encoding 50S ribosomal protein L31, translating to MKANIHPEYVTTEVSCSCGNTFTTRSTAKGGAIHAETCSACHPFYTGKQRVLDTAGRVAKFQQKYAKVQAKKAK from the coding sequence ATGAAGGCAAACATCCACCCGGAGTACGTGACCACCGAGGTCAGCTGCTCCTGTGGCAACACGTTCACGACCCGCAGCACCGCCAAGGGCGGGGCGATCCACGCCGAGACCTGCAGCGCCTGCCACCCGTTCTACACCGGTAAGCAGCGCGTTCTCGACACCGCCGGCCGGGTCGCGAAGTTCCAGCAGAAGTACGCCAAGGTTCAGGCCAAGAAGGCCAAGTAG
- a CDS encoding GGDEF domain-containing protein, whose product MGWLDRVDDQVDALTHARALQEASRSAEAYTLLDRVIRTTNDPAARADAMVQRLSALINLGRTAEFTRAIEEASAAVRDLAEPYLYGHLNALAALAAHHQGALDRCVTHLVKAARALTAVEDPDRDTAWGWHDLAMAYSYLSFHGYALGAIERARQLGLTAGIPEETFAAPGIRLRNAVALDHNGDSDGCLRVLRDVAADLARFVRTGRAGKLRPSSLAAYGYSAARQAALGDPLGSSGDTAPARLISHGGDSARARDLRQLGMICLAVADGRPIEAVARLDTIQVATETLGAAEPARLRSIALSRAGDHSAAHRADRLAFRLAAQRNDRLRDVYIDGIAARIDHEEMRREAARYEGEALTDPLTGLPNRRRLERYIAAVVTRGDRVVIGVCDLDGFKAVNTRHGHHSGDLVLQRIAGVINRVMRRGDFVARYGGDEFVVVLPDTGMAEAAEVARRIEVAVHAEDWESLVPGTPVGVSIGFAEVSGGGSGPRDALSVAFEQADREMLRAKSRPRAS is encoded by the coding sequence GTGGGCTGGCTCGACCGGGTCGATGACCAGGTTGACGCCCTCACGCATGCCCGGGCGTTGCAGGAGGCCAGCCGCTCCGCTGAGGCGTACACCCTGTTGGATCGGGTGATCCGCACCACCAACGACCCGGCGGCGCGCGCGGACGCCATGGTGCAGCGCCTCTCCGCGCTGATCAATCTCGGCCGCACCGCAGAGTTCACCAGGGCCATCGAGGAGGCGTCGGCGGCGGTCCGCGACCTCGCCGAGCCCTACCTGTACGGGCACCTCAACGCCCTGGCCGCCCTCGCCGCGCACCACCAGGGCGCTCTGGACCGCTGTGTGACCCACCTGGTCAAGGCCGCCCGGGCGCTGACCGCGGTCGAAGATCCGGACCGGGACACCGCCTGGGGCTGGCACGACCTGGCGATGGCCTACAGCTACCTCAGCTTCCACGGGTACGCCCTCGGCGCTATCGAACGGGCCCGGCAGCTCGGGTTGACGGCCGGCATCCCCGAGGAGACGTTCGCCGCGCCGGGCATCCGGCTGCGCAACGCGGTGGCGCTGGACCACAACGGGGACAGCGACGGGTGTCTGCGTGTCCTCCGGGACGTCGCCGCCGACCTGGCCCGCTTCGTCCGCACCGGGCGGGCCGGCAAGCTGCGCCCCAGCAGCCTCGCCGCGTACGGCTACTCGGCGGCACGGCAGGCGGCGCTCGGCGACCCGCTGGGATCGTCCGGCGACACCGCGCCGGCCCGCCTGATCAGCCACGGCGGCGACAGCGCGCGCGCCCGTGACCTGCGGCAACTCGGGATGATCTGCCTGGCCGTGGCCGACGGGCGGCCTATCGAGGCGGTCGCCCGCCTGGACACCATCCAGGTCGCCACCGAGACGCTCGGCGCTGCCGAACCCGCACGGCTGCGCAGCATCGCCCTGTCCCGGGCCGGCGACCACTCGGCGGCGCACCGGGCCGACCGGCTGGCGTTCCGGCTCGCCGCCCAGCGCAACGACCGGCTCCGCGACGTCTACATCGACGGCATCGCCGCCCGGATCGACCACGAGGAGATGCGCCGGGAGGCCGCACGGTACGAGGGTGAGGCGCTCACCGACCCGCTCACCGGGCTGCCCAACCGGCGCCGGCTGGAGCGGTACATCGCCGCCGTCGTCACCCGGGGCGACCGGGTGGTGATCGGTGTCTGCGACCTGGACGGCTTCAAGGCGGTGAATACCAGGCACGGGCACCACTCCGGCGACCTGGTCCTGCAACGCATCGCCGGGGTGATCAACCGGGTGATGCGCCGGGGCGACTTCGTGGCCCGCTACGGCGGCGACGAGTTCGTCGTGGTGCTGCCGGACACCGGAATGGCCGAGGCCGCCGAGGTGGCCCGCCGGATCGAGGTGGCCGTGCACGCCGAGGACTGGGAGTCGCTGGTGCCGGGCACACCGGTCGGGGTGAGCATCGGTTTCGCCGAGGTCTCCGGCGGCGGCAGCGGGCCGCGGGACGCGCTCAGCGTCGCCTTCGAGCAGGCCGACCGGGAGATGCTGCGCGCCAAGTCCCGTCCCCGCGCGAGCTGA
- a CDS encoding arsenate reductase/protein-tyrosine-phosphatase family protein — MPPFTVLHVCMGNICRSPMAERLLALAVRERLARRGEDPALAEELLHSHSAGTGGWHAGEEMNPPAARQVIGRGGAVEGFAARKLRSDHIDAADLVLTATADQQEYVVALRPDAAARTFVLGEFGRLLAAVDVAALPAAEATPQGVYARGVALAAAAHDNRLGASVLPTDDLDDPWGRGDQCFSRVADEIEETVHPLAAALLP; from the coding sequence GTGCCCCCGTTCACCGTCCTGCACGTCTGCATGGGCAACATCTGCCGCTCGCCGATGGCCGAGCGGCTGCTCGCCCTCGCGGTGCGGGAACGGTTGGCGCGGCGTGGGGAGGACCCGGCGCTGGCTGAGGAGTTGCTGCACAGCCACAGCGCGGGGACGGGCGGCTGGCACGCGGGCGAGGAGATGAACCCGCCGGCGGCCCGGCAGGTCATCGGCCGTGGCGGTGCCGTCGAGGGGTTCGCGGCGCGCAAGCTGCGCTCGGACCACATCGACGCCGCCGACCTGGTCCTGACGGCCACTGCCGACCAGCAGGAGTACGTGGTGGCGCTGCGCCCGGACGCGGCGGCCCGCACGTTCGTGCTCGGTGAGTTCGGCCGGCTGCTGGCCGCTGTGGACGTCGCCGCGCTGCCGGCGGCGGAGGCCACCCCGCAGGGGGTGTACGCCCGGGGCGTGGCTCTGGCGGCGGCGGCACACGACAACCGGTTGGGTGCCTCGGTGCTGCCCACCGACGATCTGGACGATCCGTGGGGCCGTGGTGACCAGTGCTTCAGCCGGGTCGCCGACGAGATCGAGGAGACGGTCCACCCGCTGGCCGCCGCGCTGCTGCCCTGA
- the prfA gene encoding peptide chain release factor 1, which yields MSSERLAGLLDEYAELEKRLADPAIHADQATARRVGRRYAELVPLRKAAGELEQARADLTAARELAAEDPSFAGEVESIVASLPVLEERLAELLIPRDPHDAKDVIVEIKAGEGGEESALFAGDLLRMYTRYAERHGWITEVIDAQDSDLGGVKDVSLSIKTKGVPDGGNGVWSRLKWEGGVHRVQRVPVTESQGRIHTSAAGVLVLPEAEDVDVTIDQNDLRIDVFRSSGPGGQSVNTTDSAVRITHLPTGIVVSCQNEKSQLQNREQAMRILRARLLAAAQEQADAAASDARKAQVRTVDRSERIRTYNYPQNRITDHRIGYTAYNLDLALAGDLDGVLDALAEADRAARLAGDTELTRR from the coding sequence ATGAGCAGCGAGCGTCTGGCCGGCCTCCTCGACGAGTACGCGGAGTTGGAGAAGCGGTTGGCCGATCCGGCCATCCACGCCGACCAGGCCACCGCGCGTCGGGTCGGCCGTCGGTATGCCGAGCTGGTGCCGTTGCGAAAGGCCGCCGGCGAGCTGGAGCAGGCGCGCGCCGACCTGACCGCGGCCCGCGAGTTGGCAGCCGAGGACCCGTCCTTCGCCGGTGAGGTGGAGTCGATCGTGGCGTCCCTGCCGGTGCTTGAGGAGCGCCTCGCGGAGCTGCTCATTCCCCGTGACCCGCACGACGCCAAGGACGTGATCGTCGAGATCAAGGCCGGCGAGGGCGGCGAGGAGTCGGCCCTGTTCGCCGGTGACCTGCTGCGGATGTACACCAGGTACGCCGAGCGGCACGGGTGGATCACCGAGGTGATCGACGCGCAGGATTCCGACCTCGGCGGCGTCAAGGACGTCTCACTGTCGATCAAGACCAAGGGTGTGCCCGACGGCGGCAACGGCGTCTGGTCGCGGCTCAAGTGGGAGGGCGGCGTGCACCGGGTGCAGCGTGTCCCGGTCACCGAGTCGCAGGGCCGGATCCACACGAGCGCGGCCGGGGTGCTGGTGCTGCCCGAGGCCGAGGACGTCGACGTCACAATCGACCAGAACGACCTGCGCATCGACGTGTTCCGGTCGTCAGGGCCGGGCGGACAGTCGGTGAACACCACCGACTCCGCAGTGCGGATCACCCACCTGCCGACCGGCATCGTCGTCTCCTGCCAGAACGAGAAGTCCCAGTTGCAGAACCGGGAGCAGGCGATGCGGATCCTGCGTGCCCGGCTGCTCGCCGCCGCCCAGGAGCAGGCCGACGCCGCCGCCTCGGACGCCCGCAAGGCGCAGGTCCGCACGGTGGACCGCTCGGAGCGGATCCGCACCTACAACTACCCGCAGAACCGGATCACCGATCACCGGATCGGCTACACGGCGTACAACCTTGACCTGGCGCTCGCCGGTGACCTGGACGGGGTGCTGGACGCGCTGGCCGAGGCCGACCGCGCGGCCCGCCTGGCCGGCGACACCGAACTGACCCGCCGCTGA
- the prmC gene encoding peptide chain release factor N(5)-glutamine methyltransferase produces MSTLPQHPSEGTGRVRPSAAVGRAARALAAAGVGPARVEAELLTAYVLGVPRGRLALADDLSDDQLARLDGLVERRVGREPLQHLTGRAGFRHLELAVGPGVFVPRPETELLAGWGIEQSRGLPEPLVVDLCSGSGAIALAVAQEVPAARVVAVERSPAALEWLRRNAAERATAGDRPIEVVEADVMAPDLLADLVGRVDVLLCNPPYVPVEVVVPPEVAGHDPAEAVFGGADGLDVIRPMLARAAALLRPGGVLGVEHDDTHDVAVPALLAGSGWFTAVDEHRDLTGRPRYATASRRADGQHAGSGRAWQTDSS; encoded by the coding sequence GTGAGCACTTTGCCGCAACACCCCTCCGAAGGGACAGGACGGGTCCGCCCGTCCGCCGCCGTGGGTCGGGCCGCTCGGGCGCTCGCCGCCGCGGGGGTGGGTCCGGCGCGGGTGGAGGCCGAGCTGTTGACCGCGTACGTGCTGGGGGTGCCCCGGGGTCGGCTGGCGCTCGCCGACGATCTCAGCGATGACCAGCTGGCCCGGCTCGACGGGCTGGTCGAGCGCCGCGTCGGCCGGGAGCCGTTGCAGCACCTGACCGGTCGGGCCGGTTTCCGGCACCTGGAGCTGGCGGTCGGCCCGGGTGTCTTCGTGCCGCGCCCGGAGACGGAGCTGCTGGCCGGCTGGGGCATCGAGCAGAGCCGGGGGCTGCCCGAGCCGCTGGTGGTGGACCTGTGCAGCGGTTCCGGCGCTATCGCGTTGGCGGTGGCCCAGGAGGTGCCCGCCGCGCGGGTGGTCGCCGTGGAGCGGTCCCCGGCGGCCCTGGAATGGCTGCGGCGCAACGCCGCCGAGCGGGCCACGGCGGGGGACCGCCCCATCGAGGTGGTCGAGGCCGACGTGATGGCACCGGACCTGCTGGCCGATCTGGTCGGCCGGGTGGACGTCCTGCTCTGCAACCCGCCGTACGTACCTGTGGAGGTGGTGGTGCCGCCGGAGGTGGCCGGGCACGATCCGGCGGAGGCGGTGTTCGGCGGCGCGGACGGCCTCGACGTGATCCGTCCGATGCTCGCCCGGGCTGCGGCGCTGCTGCGGCCGGGCGGCGTTCTCGGTGTCGAGCACGACGACACGCACGACGTGGCGGTGCCCGCGCTGCTCGCCGGGAGCGGCTGGTTCACCGCCGTCGACGAGCATCGGGACCTCACGGGCCGCCCCCGGTACGCCACCGCGTCCCGACGGGCGGACGGCCAGCACGCCGGGTCCGGCCGGGCGTGGCAGACTGACTCCTCGTGA
- a CDS encoding phosphatase domain-containing protein produces MARLIATRGLPASGKTTFARTLQPSVLRVNRDDLRRMLHGERLFTQWAEAQVTVVQRAQVEALLQARADVCVDDTNLRARTLRGWADLAARHGADFEVHDFTDVPLDECLRRDAARPEPDQVGADAIRRLHERYLEGRTLPLPVPQARTGRPAAVHPPSAEPPEIVLVDIDGTVALAVSRSPYDMTRVGRDQPNPAVIAAVRAMHAAGYGVVFCSGRDASARAATEAWLARHVRVPYLGLHLRAVGDSRKDSIVKREIYDREIRDRYRVVGVFDDRVQVVRMWRDLGLTVFQVAEGDF; encoded by the coding sequence ATGGCCCGCCTGATCGCCACCCGAGGGCTGCCCGCCTCGGGCAAGACCACCTTCGCCCGTACGCTCCAGCCGTCCGTGCTCCGGGTCAACCGGGACGACCTGCGCCGGATGCTGCACGGCGAGCGGCTCTTCACGCAGTGGGCCGAGGCGCAGGTGACAGTCGTGCAGCGCGCCCAGGTCGAGGCGCTGTTGCAGGCCCGCGCGGACGTGTGCGTGGACGACACCAACCTGCGCGCCCGCACGTTGCGGGGCTGGGCCGATCTGGCCGCCCGGCACGGCGCGGATTTCGAGGTGCACGACTTCACCGACGTACCGCTGGACGAGTGCCTGCGCCGTGACGCCGCCCGCCCGGAGCCCGACCAGGTCGGCGCGGACGCGATCCGCCGGCTGCACGAGCGGTACCTCGAGGGGCGCACCCTGCCGCTGCCCGTCCCGCAGGCGCGCACCGGCCGGCCCGCCGCCGTGCACCCGCCGTCGGCAGAACCGCCGGAGATCGTCCTGGTGGACATCGACGGCACCGTCGCGCTGGCCGTGTCGCGCAGCCCGTACGACATGACCCGGGTGGGTCGGGACCAGCCGAACCCCGCGGTGATCGCGGCGGTCCGGGCCATGCACGCCGCCGGGTACGGGGTGGTCTTCTGCTCCGGGCGGGACGCCTCCGCCCGGGCCGCAACCGAGGCGTGGCTGGCCCGGCACGTCCGGGTCCCCTACCTCGGGCTGCACCTGCGTGCCGTCGGCGACTCCCGCAAGGACTCGATCGTCAAACGGGAGATCTACGACCGGGAGATCCGGGACCGCTACCGGGTGGTGGGCGTGTTCGACGACCGCGTCCAGGTGGTGCGGATGTGGCGCGACCTCGGCCTCACCGTGTTCCAGGTGGCCGAGGGCGACTTCTGA
- a CDS encoding L-threonylcarbamoyladenylate synthase — MLYDCRSPADRDRGIAAAIEAVKNGELVVLPTDTVYGIGADAFTPYAVKALLDAKGRGRQMPPPVLIGSRHTLDGLVFSLPTAARDLVEAFWPGALTIVVEHSPSLQWDLGDKSGTVAVRMPLHPVALEVLRETGPMAVSSANKTGQPAAVTAEEARDQLSYSVRAYLEAGPCPDPVPSTIVDLTGDVPQLLRAGAIPLEKLREVVPDLVDTQGV, encoded by the coding sequence ATGCTCTACGACTGCCGGTCGCCCGCCGATCGTGACCGCGGCATCGCTGCGGCCATCGAGGCGGTCAAGAACGGCGAGCTTGTCGTCCTCCCGACGGACACCGTCTACGGAATCGGCGCTGACGCGTTCACTCCGTACGCGGTGAAGGCGCTGTTGGACGCGAAGGGCCGGGGCCGGCAGATGCCGCCGCCGGTGCTCATCGGTTCCCGCCACACCCTCGACGGCCTGGTGTTCTCGCTGCCCACTGCCGCTCGGGACCTGGTGGAGGCGTTCTGGCCGGGTGCGCTGACGATCGTCGTCGAGCACTCGCCGAGCCTTCAGTGGGACCTGGGCGACAAGTCGGGGACGGTGGCGGTGCGGATGCCGCTGCACCCGGTGGCGCTTGAGGTGCTGCGGGAGACCGGCCCGATGGCGGTCTCGTCGGCGAACAAGACGGGCCAGCCTGCGGCGGTGACTGCCGAGGAGGCCCGCGACCAGCTCAGCTACTCGGTGCGGGCGTACCTGGAGGCCGGGCCCTGTCCGGACCCGGTGCCGAGCACGATCGTGGACCTCACCGGCGACGTGCCGCAGTTGCTGCGGGCCGGCGCGATCCCGTTGGAGAAGCTGCGCGAGGTGGTTCCGGATCTCGTCGACACCCAGGGGGTCTGA
- a CDS encoding transglycosylase domain-containing protein, giving the protein MIRARLDKLLTVVIAGVLAGLVLAGAALPAALVFGIGFSALSTPYSELPNTLRTPPTAQRSNLYASDGTTLITSFYQEDRVDVPLDEVAPVMRQAIVAAEDARFYKHSGVDLRGVVRAFTVNKRDGRTRQGASTLTMQYVRNVLASDPRLTEGQRRAATEVTTARKLQEMRYALALERELSKEDILTRYLNIAYFGAGAYGIAAASKRYFSRSPAELTLAQAALLAGLVQSPDSDDPINGDADSALERRSYVLERLVESGQVAADAADAARTEPMQLRPSETPNDCTGVPDGHNDWGFFCDWFTRWWSSQPAFGSTADERQRTLRRGGFSIVSSLDPAVQRATTEQVLKIYKPTDPRAVPTAVVQPGTGRVLAMSVNRAYSVEDNPIGQKNHPNTVNQLVAGGGAIDGYQGGSTFKLFALLAALESGLPLSTEFTAPSQILTRFPVTGGASCDGRWCPSNANPSSMDGPRTMWSAFGRSVNTYFAWLTEKVGADRVVEMAERLGIVLRADPDEQLARYGAKNWGPFTLGVAATTPLDLANAYATVAAEGTWCAPLPVVSISDSTGRPVDAAKPDCRQVLDTDVARAAIDASRCPVGDQSMYGRCDGATAPDLRARLGRPVAGKTGSSERYETETVVAFTPQLAVASMAANPDDPRDAVGQAVQARMVTAVGEVLTAGLRGEPVRDFVPPSERAAFQLTGPRNGN; this is encoded by the coding sequence ATGATCCGGGCCCGACTCGACAAACTACTGACCGTGGTGATCGCCGGCGTGCTTGCCGGACTGGTGCTGGCCGGAGCCGCCCTACCCGCGGCCCTGGTCTTCGGGATCGGCTTCAGCGCCCTGTCCACGCCGTACTCGGAGCTGCCGAACACGCTCCGCACGCCGCCCACCGCCCAGCGGTCCAACCTCTACGCCAGCGACGGCACCACGCTGATCACGTCCTTCTACCAGGAGGACCGGGTGGACGTACCGCTGGACGAGGTCGCCCCGGTGATGCGCCAGGCCATCGTCGCCGCCGAGGACGCCCGGTTCTACAAGCACAGCGGGGTCGACCTGCGCGGCGTCGTACGCGCGTTCACGGTCAACAAGCGCGACGGCCGTACCCGGCAGGGTGCTTCCACGCTGACCATGCAGTACGTCCGCAACGTGCTCGCCAGCGACCCCCGGCTGACCGAGGGGCAACGCCGGGCCGCCACCGAGGTCACCACGGCCCGCAAGCTCCAGGAGATGCGGTACGCGCTCGCGTTGGAACGGGAGCTGAGCAAGGAGGACATCCTCACCCGCTACCTCAACATCGCCTACTTCGGCGCCGGGGCGTACGGGATCGCCGCCGCCAGCAAGCGGTACTTCTCCCGGTCGCCGGCCGAGCTGACCCTCGCCCAGGCGGCGCTACTGGCCGGTCTGGTGCAGTCGCCGGACAGCGACGACCCGATCAACGGCGACGCCGACAGCGCGCTGGAGCGCCGGTCGTACGTGCTGGAGCGGCTTGTGGAGTCCGGCCAGGTGGCTGCCGACGCGGCCGACGCGGCGCGGACCGAGCCCATGCAACTGCGGCCCAGCGAGACGCCGAACGACTGCACGGGGGTGCCCGACGGGCACAACGACTGGGGCTTCTTCTGCGACTGGTTCACCCGCTGGTGGAGCAGCCAGCCGGCGTTCGGGTCGACGGCCGACGAGCGGCAGCGCACCCTGCGCCGAGGTGGCTTCTCCATCGTCTCCTCGCTGGACCCGGCGGTGCAGCGGGCCACCACCGAGCAGGTGCTGAAGATCTACAAGCCGACCGACCCGCGGGCGGTGCCGACAGCTGTGGTGCAGCCCGGCACCGGGCGGGTGCTGGCGATGTCGGTGAACCGTGCCTACAGCGTCGAGGACAACCCGATCGGGCAGAAGAACCACCCGAACACCGTCAACCAGCTCGTCGCCGGCGGCGGGGCGATCGACGGCTACCAGGGCGGCTCGACGTTCAAGCTCTTCGCCCTGCTGGCCGCGCTGGAGTCCGGCCTGCCGCTGTCGACCGAGTTCACCGCACCGAGCCAGATCCTCACCCGGTTCCCGGTGACCGGAGGGGCAAGCTGCGACGGCCGCTGGTGCCCGTCGAACGCCAACCCGTCGTCGATGGACGGCCCCCGCACCATGTGGAGCGCCTTCGGCCGCTCGGTGAACACCTACTTCGCGTGGCTCACCGAGAAGGTCGGCGCCGACCGGGTGGTGGAGATGGCCGAGCGGCTCGGCATCGTGCTGCGCGCCGACCCCGACGAGCAGCTCGCCCGGTACGGCGCGAAGAACTGGGGCCCGTTCACCCTGGGCGTGGCCGCCACGACCCCGCTCGACCTGGCCAACGCGTACGCCACGGTTGCGGCCGAGGGAACCTGGTGCGCGCCGCTGCCGGTGGTCTCGATAAGCGACTCGACCGGTCGGCCTGTGGATGCCGCCAAGCCGGACTGCCGGCAGGTCCTGGACACCGACGTGGCCCGTGCGGCCATCGACGCATCCCGCTGCCCGGTGGGTGACCAGTCGATGTACGGGCGATGCGACGGCGCCACCGCGCCCGACCTGCGCGCCCGGCTCGGCCGCCCGGTGGCCGGCAAGACCGGCAGCTCCGAGCGGTACGAGACGGAGACGGTGGTGGCCTTCACGCCGCAGTTGGCGGTCGCCTCGATGGCGGCCAACCCGGACGACCCCCGCGACGCTGTCGGTCAGGCGGTGCAGGCCCGGATGGTGACCGCGGTGGGCGAGGTGCTCACCGCCGGCCTACGAGGCGAGCCGGTACGCGATTTCGTCCCGCCGAGCGAAAGAGCCGCCTTCCAGCTAACAGGCCCCCGCAACGGCAACTGA